TTTGGGTTCACCGTTGTCGTTAAAAGTAGATAATCTCTGTGTAATGTGACCTTTCCAAACATCCACCAAGTCAACGTCTGGATGTGGCAGTTCTGCAGCAGGCAGTGTCAGAAGTCTTCAGATTCCACCTCTAAATAAGACTGAACTAACTGTTTAGTAATCCAACTTGATGTTAAGAGTCACaggggaaataaaaaaagggaaatgacACAGAGCTACAATAGCCGACACATCTTACTTTCAATTTGCATGTTGCTGAAAATAGACTCTGACGCAGCCAAATGTCTACCAAACACTAATTTAGGAGGCAGTAAACATGGGGATGTGGATCTGGCACCACCAGGATCCACGTGGAGGCGTTATTTTCTCTTCATTTCAGACAGCAAACCTCCGCTCATCTGCAGCTTCAtcgctgcagctgctggagaaGGGAGGCCTCGGCACAAAGCTGCTGGGATCGGGCCCAAAACCAGGTTTGCATAAGTCTAGAATGAAATGCGAGTCAGATCTTAATGTTACAATTGATGAACAGTTCTGGGCAGATTTATGTCGAAACAGCTTGTCAACTATTATCAATGCCCGGTATAGACTGATTAACTATAATATTCTATATCAATTATACCGTACCCCAGAAAATTACACTCATTCAAATTTGACCTGTCAGAGATGTGCTTCAGCACATGCtgaatgtatctatattagttataactgggggaagattttttttttcattatgcacttcgagaaaaaagtcgaaatgtcgagaaaaaagtcaaaatttcaagaaaaaagtcgaaatgttgagaagaaagtcgaaatgtcaagattaatgttgaagtacaatcttgagaaaaaagtcgaaatgttgagaaaaaagtcgaaatgtcgagaaaaaagttgaaatgtcgagaaaaaagttgaaatgtcaagatcaaaaaggaaaggaaaaaggaagaaaaaaagaagaaaaaaagaagaaaaaaaagaaaaaaaggagaaaaaaggaaaaaagagaaaaaaggggaaaaaaaaaaaaaaaaaaaaggtcaaacatttttgaaaaagctccagaagccactagggcggcgctaaatcAATTAACCCCAGAAAACCCCAGAAAAATTACACTCATTCAAATCTGACCTGTCACAGATTTGCTTCAGATGTGACACTGAAGTTGGTTCCTCTCTGGATTGTACCTGGCACTGTACCAAAGTGAGTCCTTTTGGGCATGATATCTGCTCCACTTTAACCAGGATCACAGGAGTTAGTGTTCCACTGGACCCTGAATTGGGTTTATTGGGGAACTTCACATGTATTCGTGGTTCTATAAACAGTGcacaattcaaattcatggAAGTTGCTCTGTGAGGCCAAGAAGTGCATTGCAGTGTCATGGAAATCTGATTCCCCTCTATTTATCGACGGATGTTCTTTTGAGATGAATAATTGCATccccctggaaaaaaaacacatagtgTCTCAGAAAACGATATAACACCTTTTTGAAAATTTGGCAGTCttatctagaccaggggtcggcaacctaaaatgttgaaagagccatattggaccaaaaacacaaaaaacaaatatgtctggagccgcaaaaaatgaaaagtcttgtataagccttagaatgaaggcaacacatgctgcatgtttctatattagttagaactgggggaagattttttttttcattatgcacatgtcgaaatgtcgagaaaaaagtcgaaatgtcaagattaatgttgaagtacaatctggagaaaaaagtcgaaatgttgagaaaaaagtcgaaatgtcgagattaaaaaggaaagaaaaaaggaagaaaaaaaggaaaaaaagaagaaaaaagaaaaaaggggaaaaaaagaaaaaaaatagaaaaaaagaaaaaaaaaggtcaaatatttttgaaaaagctccaggagccactagggcagcgctaaaagagagccacgggttgccgacccccggtatagaccaggggtcggcaacccaaaagagccatattggaccaaaaacacaaaaaacaaatatgtctggagccgcaaaaaatgaaaagtcttgtataagccttagaatgaaggcaacacatgctgcatgtatctatattagttagaactgggggaagattttttttttccattatgcacttcgagaaaaaagtcgaaatgtcaagaaaaaagtcgaaatgtcaagattaatgttgaagtacattcttgagaaaaaagttgaaatgtcgagaaaaaagtcgaaatgttgagaaaaaagtcgaaatgtcgagattaaagaggaaaggaaaaaggaaaaaaaagagaaaaaaggaaaaagaacaaagaaaaaaaggagaaaaaaaggaaaaaatagaaaaaaagaaagaaaaaaaaggtcaaacatttttgaaaaagctccaggagccactagggcggcgctaaagagctgcatgcgactctagagccacgggttgccaacccctgttctagaccaggggtcggcaacccaaaaggtTGAAAGAGCCttattgaaatgttgagaaagaagttgaaatgttgagaaaaagtcgaaaaatcgagaaaaaaatcaaaatgtcgagaaaaaagtcgaaatgtcacgattaatgttgaagtacaatcctgagaaaaaagtcgaaatgttgagaaaaaagttgaaatttcgagaaaaaagtcgaaatgtcaagattaatgttgaagtaaaatcttgagaaaaaagtcgaaatgtcgagaaaaaactcgaaatgttaagaaagaagttgaaatgttgagaaaaaagttgaaaaagcgagaaaaaaaaacaaaatgtcgagaaaaaagttaaaatttcgagaaaaaagtcaaaattttcaagaaaaaagtcgaaatgtcgagattaaaaaggaaaggacaaagtaagaaaaaaagaaaaaaaagaaaaaaacgaaagaaaaaggaaaaaaaaggccaaacattttttaaaaagctccaggagccactagggcagcgctataAAACCGCATGCAACTccagagccacgggttgccgacccccgatctAGACCATATCGATACTTCTCTTACACCAAGTACTTAATGTAGTTGTTTGTATTGACTTTCCACACtgacttttttggggggggaggggttATATTATGTATATACTGTTGGTATGTTTGTATACATTGCAAaactgaaaattaaaaaaagaaaaaagctgctGGGATGAACTTCAAACAGCTACggcaggaaataaaaacaacacttGCAACCACGAAGGATCTGACGGCTAAACCGCAAGTTTATTTTGATTAGagtcagaaacacagatgatgtCCTGAGGGCGAGATGAGAGCGAGATACCGAGATCCTTCCACTGAGGTCGTGGCGATGGTGGGTTTAGTGTCGAGGAAGGGGAGTCATGAGTGGGAGGAAACGGTGCCTTACAATCGAGCAGAGGAGACGGAGGAGAGCAGCACGGACCGTCGTCATGGCAACAACAGGGAGACGACTTAACTACCGCAGCCACATCCCCTCCCCGTTTAAACGTCTTCTGTTGCTCGGGAAAAAAAGTTCTACTCAATAAAACTTttcagttcaaaatgaaaaacaaaaaggcaCAATGATTTTCAACTCAATCTCGTCTTTAATATGCACAAGAGTTGAAAGCATCAATGAGCCACCTTAAAGAGAAGAATTCAATctaaaatttataaaaagatatAAACAATCAGAGGCCAAAACGCTGTCTGTTGCTTCTCtcctattatttttttttatttaaaacaacttttaattaGCAAGTAAAAATCTTGCAGCAAACATAAGCTTGTATCCAGATCAAGATACAAGGCAACAAAATTGTGGATCTTTAAAGTGGCTCGGTCTATTCCGCTAGTTCACGACTGTACACCCTCTACGCTTTCCTTCAGTGATAAACAGCTAGTTCCCAAAACAAACCTGTGCTGATCAAAGCATCTCCACCCAACATTTAAAGCCCCAGTGTGCAGGGGTTTGGATTAAAGTTTGACGCCTTTGACCCGAAAACCAGCGGAAACGTGAGATTTTCCGTCTCAATTTATCAGCATGTCatcaccatatatatatatatatatatatatatatatatatatatatatatatgcaagtcagaaaataaaaataaaacaaagaaatattGTTAAAACAAACGTTCCCCAGCCATCTTTGACAGTTTTAGTCCATCCAATGACTGTCAGCTGTAGCAGCTTTGTACAGGCTTTATGTAAATATAGTCATATATTCACTAGACAGCAAGGAgatacacatttatttttttgtgtgtgtttgtttttttttttaattattcaaaTTGAGTGATGACATGTGGACTCCTCGTCAAAGGTAATTAGGTAAAGACTAGGACCTCCGGTCTAGTCCTCTGTGAGCGTAGGTCCCTTCCTGCAGGCCGACATAATTACGCCCCTCACACGTTTGTGCATAAGActgaagacaaaaaagaaaaaaaaaaaagcagctccACAGACTCAACCAGAAGAAGTGGAAGCATGAACTTAAAATCTGAAGtggggaaggaaaaaaggaaaaagaaaaacaaaaaacaaaaaaaaaaaacctcggGGGTCAGATGAGCAACTCAGGACGATTTTAGCTTGAAGGTTTTTCTTGTTAAACGCTCCTTTTTTCCAGGTTTCACATTACAGGGGAGTCCCGAGTGAACAGTTGGCAAAGAAGTCGCAGGTCGTTAGCGAGCGCATGCTTGCAGAAATGGATATCCTGCTGGGGGAAACGAACGCTACAGCTGATGTGTTCCTCATCCAGAAGGTGCCGTCTCCCGTCAAAGGTATTTACAtccaccaaaacaaaaaaacaaaaaaaaaaaacgtcgcTGCTCCTCTGGGTTTAGAAGCAGGCAGTTATAGCAGGtcttgtgtgtttaaaaagaaaaaaaataataaaatatggcattttcttcacatttttgatgatctttttcttttttaaacaaacagTTTCAGTAATTCAACGTAGGTCACATTAAAAGCAGTGACGTAATCGAGTCTGGAGTCCAGTCTGGAGTCGGTGGGTTTTTGCCGTAGAGCCCTTTCACCCCTCCGCCTGCCCCGTGACTCTCCGGGGAGGCGGGGAGGGTCCCCGGTTAATCCTGGTTTAGCTCTGGATTAACTCTTTAAactgggagagagagaggggggctgGCCGAGAGTGTTGGTGTGcatacttgtgtgtgtgtgtgtgtgtgtgtgtgtgtgtaggtgaagTTACACCAGGACGATCCAGGGGAGGGAAAAGCACAaaaataaaccacaaacaaacagcagtatttCCTCCCGATAAGTGAATGGCAGCTCTGAACAGAAGTAAGCAGCCGCTTCTAAGTGTCAAAGAGTGTGTGTGTCAATatgatatatgtgtgtgtgtggcgctGGGGTGCAACGTGATTGTGTctgaaaatgtgcttttttGTCTTTGTGAAGACTGGACACAACCAGATCTCGCCCAGAAGGCTGTTTTGTTCCTTCCGGTTTTACCTGTTTGGGTTTAGAGACGCGGGCCGAGGGGCCGGCGTTTCTCCCCAGGAAGCAGTGTTGCTGTGTTCTGTAAGTGATAAATTTAATAGCGAAACAAAGAGGACACCACCCCCCAGTGTGAGAGAATCCTTCAGTGATGGCGTCCAGGAGGACGTGATGCTGGAAGGCCGTTTGGTACCAGGTTGCCAGATTGGTTGGTGGAGATGGATGATAACGGAGAAACCCGAGCAACTGGCGGAGCCCGACACCCCGGGCGGCTAAAAGTTGAACTCCTTGGTTTGCATGTTGGACGCTGGATCGAAGTTGTAGGTTCCTCCTTGAGTGGTTTCGGGGAGCAGGCTGGGATCTTCGTCGATCTGCGGAAAGAACACAGGTTTGTGAGGTCGAGGCGGCCGGAGTAGAGCCCTGGGGCCAGATTCACAaaactgacggttaagacgcaaactacctgtataaatgttgtttgttggagcGTGCAAtgtaatgacatattttaagaagttcttaagtaggaaaaataagaaattcgtaagagatgacagtttttaagacggttcttaagaaaatattgaggaattgcacttaagaactttcttatgaacttcttaattttagatcttaagacatttcttaagatcgttcttaagaaaatattggtgaatctggccccAGATTGTTTTCTTCATACTGCTCCTGCTGAACTTCTgaccaatagagggaatgctcatgacgtcacagatgcgacctCACAGCGgttttcgcccactgagtgtcagaaagactgagtggcagcgtaaactttcattttgagcaactggaaaacatctaaaatgggaaagagctgttgtgcgatcgactgtactcatagatttagcaagaaatcggagttatcgttttacagactgccgaaaaataagcttaataagctggattccaggcacagaaacgtggatttgtggttcccattttgtatcaggtaatgttggatttttgggtagctaacgttaaaaggttaaatcataaagttcggtgtcctcatcactttaatttctacaacaaatcctgccttgaagtagaaccaagtgtcaagacttttgtttgcctttaagctttgcttcgtgtatttccccggaatagaaattaagtacatataaatatcaggaaactggattcgtggtcaaatattaatgtcgGTCCATGTatttcgcggccatccgttttttgttttgaaatgacaaaataaaaatagagaaataaaccaaaataatcggttccccatcttttgttttgataataaaaaacggaaaacggatcgttatccgttatccgatttcattgatgtgtttgaaaatcgaaattgggaattaaaacagcgagtggaaaactcttttgaAACGTTTGATGACCAACTCACATCATCTCCTGAAAAGTACTGGTCGATTATCTCGAAGGCCAGCTTGTATATATCTTCATTCTCGTGTTGCTGCAAATTTTCAATCTTCTCCAAACCTTTAAAGAAATGATAACattcaaaaacaagaaaagcctTTTCTGTTAAATCCTGAGGGAGAATGTGGGGGATCCCGACCTCCGCACTCCTCTATGATCTCGGCGATGGTGCTGGCCTCGTCGCCGGCCATGATGAGGATGTTCTTCAGGCCGTCCAGCACCACCTGCACCACCTGGGAGTCCTTCACTGACAGCAGGTAACAGAACGGAGGGATGACATTCTGCGTCACTAAGAACTCCACCTACACAaacccacacatacacaccacaTTCATACTTGATTACAACACAGGAACAAGGTTACCATGGTGGAAAACATCCCTGCAAATCACACACTTGTCAGGAAATTAGTCACTTCAAAAACAGACTTTTACGAATAAAAGACAAGAATATATCTTTATGACCGACCATAGAACACGTCGGCCtaagcatatttttacatttctgcatgttatactgccattttatggagtatctttatttgctatgcatcaaaacaacccatataaaccaatctttaataatctgtgttacaagtccatactaactaaataaattgctaagaagtgcaaataactaccaaaaaaatttaaatcgttttttaattttagacatattttttctttttttttgtctgcataggctatatattaatggttaataccaagttggtaaaaacctaatgcatatatatatatatatatatatatgtgcattatatatatatataatatatatttattttattaataataaataaatatatatatatatatatatatatatttattatatatatatatatatatatatatatatatatatatatatatacatacatatatacgcacatacatacatacacatctaATACAGAAATCCCATAACTAGATCCCTCAAAACTGTCAATGGAAAAAAGTAAGCCTTTTAAACCACATGAAATTTATTTGGAATTAATTCATACTTTAGTTTTTGAAATAAAGTCATTTTATATATCGCGTCTTCATCATGGTGTGTGTGTCGCTGAGTAATCTTTCGTGAAAATTTCTGATAAAAAGCACGATCAAGAgcgcaaataataataataataataataataataataataataaactttatttatacagcacctgtcttaacaaagttacaaagtgcttcccaagaacaataaaatatgtcaagataaaaatacagtgcatagtggataagaacataagacagcaataaccaagtctaaaattaataacaatattcacaccacaataaaagcttttctaaaaagaaatgtttttttttggcggAAAGTGGCatgaaaaaatacaacctgatgaaAACGTGATGTATGTGTCAACGTACGTCAACGTAGGACGAGCTGTGAACACGTACCGGATCTATAAATAACCCGCAATGTCATTTATGAATATTTCCGCAAGTTTACTGGATTATTATGTGAAATTTCCAAACAATTTATGGATTAAAACTCTGGGGAACACTAAATGCAGGATATGCAAGTgaaactcttcctgtttaacCTGCAGAAAGAATtattgctctgttttatttggttgtaattgtacatagttttgaaaatcaatatgcaAACGGGAGCGCCAGCGCTCCGGCCGGTCTTAAAGGGTTAAATAACTGGTTCtgagatacaaaaaaaaaaagctcctcCTTCCTCATCACAGCAAATGCATGAAAGCGGCTCACCTGGTCTTTCCTCCCGCTGATGGTGAGGTTGCTGATGGCCCAAGCCGCCTCTTTCTGAGTGCCGAAGTCGCCCTGCGGAGAGTCAGCTGTCAGAGAGACGTTCTAGACTAGACTactctttatttcaattcaattcccaaattcatcactttaatacaaggtctgcaaacaatctccatcccaccttCTTCAGGACTACTCATTCCCAATTTTCAGTTAGGTTCAGaggttcctctttattggaacacctCACCACTCAATATTAGAAAATGCTCGAgcacaaataatttcaaaaaacaaatcacaacttttttgcCAACCCCAGTTTAGCAAAACTTAACAACTAATTTCCAGAACttctctgcacatcctcatcagattcctgtttttctagtaatttagcttagtggtcctatgttttacatatctctgtagatattgtttgtttcattataggaggaaccactcgacaagcccttatgagtttttttggttcctcctgcacattttttctgttacattgtatttctttttttgttgtttccttttttttctacatactgtttgtctgaatttttggcagttgtatattttttttatgtgcaaataaataaactaaactaaactaaactaaactaagactATCTAGACTCCACCGAGCCCCGACCCGGGTTTCATCTGCTTCTCATGTTGCTACAGAACCACCAACTAAAACTGTAGGACAGATAAATACAGAGCTCAGGGAGGATGAGGGCCCTCGTAACGATGCACAGACCTTGGCCAGCTGGTGGATGATCATGGGAATCAGCCCGGCGTCGATCACGGCCTGGACCTGCTGCTGGTTCCCAGCCGTGATGTTGGACAGGAACCAGACGGCTTCCTGCAAATCAGACCCATTACAGACGGTTAGaactgatttaatgttttggtgcatctaaCACAGATTATGtgcaaaatcaacaataacatgctgccagactgtattcaaaatatgatcaatttaagacaaagccattccaacctcagaggggagagcagatacaggaaatcaaaagtcagaaccaacaccaggctgagatgctacagtggcagcggtggattTATGGAATAAATTGGAGAGGGATTTGAAATcatgtagaaccttaaccttatttaaaaaaagattgaaaagaaggatgatttctctatatcaaattaatgagcggtgatgcttgctatgttgagttgggtattcatttaattggtgatttgatttgattatttaaggatgaaggaaacatgtagacacctttatttatttttttatttcttgaggaatctttgttatccccatggaggcaatttgttttattggcagtcttatctcttacttcttgcttttatttcattactttaaataatctttttgaggATAGGCAATGAAtaacctttttcggtctagatggtatttgtatattggaaacttttttgtaatgttttctttgaacagtgtattcgtttccttgttgtcatttttattcttttttttttgtgacgttatgaccgaaataaactaaactaaacatgcgtgtctgtatttaattacagttttgtgtttataacggccttgtttggataaatatatgaataatatttgcatatcgttgtgattgattaagcatcaggtccatttcagtgatgctgatatacggtgtaatctgattactataatggtaaataatgtaatttcaagtcggtaattgtatctttaatatttaaaattcaggtttcatctccaatttaaatcagtaacatttactattcatgacttttctgaggtgaggggggtgttggagctggttattctgctagtggactttgggactagttagtagtcgcgtcaatccttaaaagcactggagtcaatcctccaatagtgtagaaatagcggtagttcATCACTTATTTGTTTTCATACAAACTTCCTCCGACTCTGTGCCGAGTTCAGACCAACATAAAACACCAGCCAGAGGCCGAGGGGGCCGGTACCTTGTTGATCTTCTCTTTCGGGTGCGAGAGCAGGTTGGGGAAGTGGGAGAGGACGTCGCAGTTCAGAACCACCTGCGTCTGCTCGTCTGTTCCCGTCACGATGTTCCCGACAGCCCTCAGAGCCGCCGTCTGAGCGAGAGAAGACGGGTTTAAACTGATCCGTGGATTCATCACGGAGGCTGGAAATATAAAAGAACAAGAGCggtttttacctgaactttGACCTCCTGGTGGCTGAGCAGAGGCACCAGAAACGGGACGACTCCAGAGTCGATGACCATCTGGATCTGCTCGTTGCCTCCGTCCGTCAGGTAGGACAGAGCCCAGACCGTGTCCACTAGGATCTAAACACAGACACGCGGCGTTACAACCGTGACCTTCCCTCTGCAGTCCCAGCTAGAGCTTCTTCATCCCGccgaatttctgaccattacaacccgcaacgtgtgtgttacactcccACCCGCAAAaaactgagaattcatgcccacAACGTCCTACATAGTCcacgggccagagcccaaaatttcacttgtcagcaccactcaaggtgaccaaacttacttatgatttttgaaaatatccatttctatagatgatattttggtatgataaccttcctgagtggcagctggatcagagttatcagctcatgaagttacccagccccttcagaaaatgacatttcagatgctgctgcatatcctggtttagactcatgtacaggatatctgtcaatgtttcacaatattgtctttggtatcattttaaaggggaccttttaagcattcattcaagctaagatgtgaatctttctgaccaacatagaggtcactgcagctctttaaactataaacaacacacatttttacacaattttcgcctaaatggtatgctatcttttagccctgtgtcaactaggaacaacagagacacaaaatacaaaaactggaatactcacaggaccataaggattcaggaaatgtataatatacccctactatattgttgttaccggtcattgtgagccttaaactagaagagcatcattaggctcctatgaaactataacagacactaatgtcacaaactggtctttatctgcAAATACACGATATAAAAGGACAccacaatgagataaggaaccagcttagttttataaacaacattagagacacaaaatacaaaaaaaaaaaaatccaaaaactggaatactcacaggaccataaggattcaggaaatgtataatatacccaatttagaatcatcaattaacctgaagggggtgggtaacttcatgagctgataactctgatccagctgccactcaggaaggttttcataccaaaatatcatctatagacatggatcttttcaaaaatcataagtaagtttggtcaccttgagtggtgctgatatctggtctggaacatggactaacaagagaaatgtcccagacaaatctatctgatttaatgttaacatgatcattgtggagcttgatggataattgacagttcataggtcacctgaccgaaagttaggtgcaaatccatcattgtcatcatcgcacaaCCTATGCCCCCTTTCTTGcatgcatcaattatgtgattgaggttataacaacgagagtagctgtgagtggctcaaataaaaaacataaaatagacaaagttaacgaatgaaacaaagtttcaagatggcagcacgcagtaaacggtggtcaagagcagagaccatttattttataaatagcttggaggacctggaaataattaaaagaacagatggcaggaaacatcaaaattgtgaacttttcaaagttgttttgaagtttgtttttcttctggtagacgtaacttccggtccgcccccctatccaatcagaaccttcccaacccccagacctcaTTTCGGAATtcctatttccatgtaaactcgaaggaaaatagtttaattctgaattatttaattcggaataattaattccgaattaaaaaacatcatgtaaccgttgcctttgttttgtaaagaccttgtttgaggttcttttccacctcattgatttccatcttgtcgctagaCGACATCCCGatcctgcagtgtttttttttagccgcccgcAGCAAAGTTTAAACCACCCACTCCCACGAGATTTGCGTGGACCCAATCCCAACGCAGCCCTGTAATCCCAACGATCCCAACGACCTTGACAACAGCCTTGAAGGGCGACACTCACGTTCATGTCGGTGTGGTAGATGAGCACGCAGAGGGCCGGCAGGATCTGAGGGGGAAGCAAACGCAGATCTGTGAGTCTGGCGCCGCCGGAGGCCTTGATTCTCGCcgagatgaataaatgaatgaatgaagtttattcaggcatgacaacacaaaaa
This DNA window, taken from Cololabis saira isolate AMF1-May2022 chromosome 6, fColSai1.1, whole genome shotgun sequence, encodes the following:
- the kpna3 gene encoding importin subunit alpha-4, coding for MADNNNQAGSENHRIKSFKNKGRDVETMRRHRNEVTVELRKNKRDEHLLKKRNVPQEESLEDSDVDSDFKGQNITLDAILQNATSDNAVIQLSAVQAARKLLSSDRNPPIDDLIKSGILPILVKCLERDDNPSLQFEAAWALTNIASGTSAQTQAVVKSNAVPLFLRLLRSSHQNVCEQAVWALGNIIGDGPQCRDYVISLGVVKPLLSFINPSIPITFLRNVTWVIVNLCRNKDPPPPMETVQEILPALCVLIYHTDMNILVDTVWALSYLTDGGNEQIQMVIDSGVVPFLVPLLSHQEVKVQTAALRAVGNIVTGTDEQTQVVLNCDVLSHFPNLLSHPKEKINKEAVWFLSNITAGNQQQVQAVIDAGLIPMIIHQLAKGDFGTQKEAAWAISNLTISGRKDQVEFLVTQNVIPPFCYLLSVKDSQVVQVVLDGLKNILIMAGDEASTIAEIIEECGGLEKIENLQQHENEDIYKLAFEIIDQYFSGDDIDEDPSLLPETTQGGTYNFDPASNMQTKEFNF